TTGAATACGTCCGCGGATGTCGGGGAGGAGGTTCTCCCAATCGGTATTCCCGCGCGCAATCACGAGCGATGACCGCTCGCGCTCCACCTTTCAGAAATGGTAAGAAATTGACAGTTCAAACTGACCCCGCCAACCCCACACCAGCAGCACCCGCAGTACCAGCGCAGCCCACGCCGAAGGCCAAGAACACCGTCGGCCTGATCGCCATGATCGTCGCCATCGTGAGCTTCATCTTCGCCGTGATCCCGGCAACCTCGTTCTTTGCCTGGATCCCCGCGGTCGTGGCCATCGTTCTCGCGATCGTCGGCTTCACCCGTAAGGGCCAGAAGAAGGGCACCGCGATCGCGGCGATCGTCATCGCTCCGATCGCCTGGATCATCGCGATCATCGTCGCCACCGCGGCGACCGTCGTCGGCGTTGCGGACGCCATCGACAAGGCCAACGACGCTCCGTCGAGCGCGACGGTCACCGAGGAGGAGGCAACTGCGGATGCTCCCGCCGAGGAAGCCGCGATCGGCGACACCGTCACCACAGAGGACGGCATCGACTTCGTCGTGACCGCCATGGAGTGCGGACTGGCTGAGGCGGGCGAGGGCTTCCTGGTCGAGACTGCCGTCGGTGACTTCTGCAAGGTGTCCATCACCGTCGCCAACAACGGCGCGGATGCCACCCGCTTCTCGGCCACGAACGTGACCGGGTTCATCGGCAACGCAGCCTACGAGGCCAACAACGTGGCGAGCAAGGTAAACGACCAGATGATTGGCGCCGAGATCAACCCTGGGCTCTCGGCCACCGCCGAGATCTTCTTCGATGTTCCGGATGCCGCGCAGCTCGAGCTCGTCGAACTCAACACCGACTTCGGCTTCGACGAGGCCGTCGTCGTGCGCTTGAGCTAAGTAGTTCAGCTACAGGGAGGGGCGGCCGCATTGCGGTCGTCCCTCCTCTCCGTGACTGAGTTTTTCGAGCACTGAGTTTTCCGAGGACCCATGACCCTGTTCCAAGCTCCATATGACGCCCCGCCCACCGTTCCTCAGAACCCGAAGGCGCCCAACACCCCAGGCACGCTG
The Diaminobutyricimonas sp. LJ205 genome window above contains:
- a CDS encoding DUF4352 domain-containing protein, giving the protein MTVQTDPANPTPAAPAVPAQPTPKAKNTVGLIAMIVAIVSFIFAVIPATSFFAWIPAVVAIVLAIVGFTRKGQKKGTAIAAIVIAPIAWIIAIIVATAATVVGVADAIDKANDAPSSATVTEEEATADAPAEEAAIGDTVTTEDGIDFVVTAMECGLAEAGEGFLVETAVGDFCKVSITVANNGADATRFSATNVTGFIGNAAYEANNVASKVNDQMIGAEINPGLSATAEIFFDVPDAAQLELVELNTDFGFDEAVVVRLS